AGGACGAAGACGAGGACGGCTGAGGAAGACTGCCCTGAGTGCTCTGCAGGGACGGAGAAATGGCTCACATCAGTGGGATTTTCATATGCGTCAATGAAACCACAAAGAAGGGAGGCACTGACCGTGTTCTGCTTGtaaaccaaaaaactaaaatcagtcTGAGTGGCATGGGTGGGGGAAGTTACCTGCACACTGTCCAGCTGCTGAGGAAGGATTCTCAGGAAGTCGTCCGGGAGGTTACCAAGCAAAGGAGGGTTCCAGTTCCTGTAGCTACGCTGGACCCAGGGGCCTGTGGGGCCCTGAGCCTCAAACCTGCAAGGGATGGGGTGGTAGGATATCACACTAAGATCTAAATGCCCCTCCCAACAAGATTGGGCTACTGATGCACATTTATTATAAATTGAAGAATGCACACGTGACCTCCATCTTCCCGAAACTCTTTGAAAATCAACCCCACCTTCCCCAATATTGCTAACAGATGAGTGCCAGAGTCAAAAATAGCCAGACGTGTTGTcacgtccacacacacacacactttcacagtttAAATCTGGTCGTCTGtcgtctctcgctctctcctgcTAATGCATTCGTACACACCGTAATCGAGACCCGGTCAGCACTCCATTACCACCATAATTACAGGATTTGCAAGCCTCGGGCCATACCATCAATTACATTATCTAAAGGTTCATTACCAATCGGGGCTGGTGACACGGTAATTATATCAGTCTCTGTCAGGCCCCTGGATATATAAGCCGGCGCTGCAGTTGCTCCAGGCTGACACCAGGTGGCgacttaaaaataattcacCGCTATCCTTTGGAATGTCTATACAAGAACAGCAGAAAACGTCTGTAGTTCATAGATCTTTAAAGTTGTTACTGTAACGTAAAATAATCATTATATCATCTATATCTCCAACTTTTATTTAACTTGACCAATTAGCCattgatctacttcaatttAACTGTTCAAAGCTTTATTAAAATTTCACGTACACAATGCACAGACTCCACAATGCAATAGAGTGGATACCTTTGCCACACAAACTAAAAATTAAAACCCATGACTTGACATGACTTACACTTGTATATAACCCCCACCCCTCAGAGTGTATTAACCTTTCCTTGTCTGTTAATTTTAAAACTCCCTCCTTGACAAGTTACACTCCTTGGACGGCCCCCTCCTGCTTTACCTGGGTGGAGGAGTGGGCGGGGCCTCAGGGTACTTCCTGTCATAGATATGCATGTCATAGGTGGGTGGGGAGTAAACGGGAGGGGGCTCCTCATCAGAGCTGTCTGGCTCTAGCGTGCGCTCCAGGATCTAGACAGACGGACAAGTCAATGTTAGAAAAGGCATTCAGAAATCAGACCCGAGTGAGCAGGAGAGCATATCAAAGATGAAATGAAAACCAGGGCGATACTGAAAAATCAGTGGGACTGGGTTACTTTGGATTAGCAAACGGACttaattttgtacattttgttccTAAACTGTTCTCCCCCTGAAAGGCCCAGGGGTAAGGAAATGTGCCAGGTGTAGCGACTTGCACTAATGTGCATTTTACTGTAACACACCGAAACAAATTAATCCAAGGATGTTTAAGGGCGGTTAGTTAAGTCAGCGAAATGATTAAACTCGTACAACGCTACATAAATATTACATTCCAGACAAACATTCAAAGAGGGATTCACTGAATAGCagttaatattttcaaaatgtgtcGCCCACATGTATAAAAGAAAGATCCTTGAAGTGTATTTGAACTGAATGCAATTTCTGTACCAAATGATTTAACATTACTGatttaattaaactgaattATTACATTTAAGCAACCTTGAGTGGTATAAGCACAGGGTTGGATTTCAAAAGGTTACATTATTAAAAGGCTGGGTATGTtatctatcccttttgtattttcaaataccgGTCTTTCAAATCATACCAAATCTATCTTGCATTGCGTTTCATTTTGATTCAGCGTGTAGTGAGACTTGCTGGGGGATCCTTGACAAAAGCTTTCAGACGGGTTCTCTCCAGTTAAAACTAACATCAACTCATATTCATAATGAAATACTAGACCTGTCCCGATATATCCGAGTAAGCTTGAGACATTTAGATTTATGGAAGGGGAAGAGATTACAGACTTGTTTTGATTTGATGATCTGATCCTAAAGTGGACCATCTCCCGGTCTCTCAGGACCACAAGGGCTCCCCGACCAGGTTTCTGAAGATCCTGACTTGGGTCTTGGTGAAGCCAAAATACCCTAGCACTCCCAAATATGAAACACTACACCTCTCTCTGCATGCGTCGCCTTGTGAGATGAAGTGAAGACGCAAGAGAGTTAAGGATGCTATTTGTGAGCAGCATCTCAGAAATTAGTCAACTACACAAATTGCACTGAAGACCGTAAAACTGGAGGCCCAGAGACGAAAGTATAATCTGTTATGTAGCAGTGGAAGCAGCGCATTAAGTCTTCCGCTTGACTTGTGATCGAATCAAATTCATTGCAAGGAGCACAGTGTCTCCATTCAGATTCCCAAAGAAACTCAAGAATAATGCTCTGCCTTAGAGTGACGTTCGGTCGTTTGGCTCCGAAAATATCACTGGAATAATAAATCGAACCCAATAACAGAGTCGAGGACTGTGCCCTGTGAATAAAGACAACCCTCCATCCCTGGAGTTGACAACAGTGACCCATGACCCCAGCCTAACCTCGGGGGGGATGCTGTCCTCGGAGTCCGAGCTGTCCGTTGACCCCGGCCCGTCGATGCTCATCTGCAACAGCTGGTCAATGGTAGCATCCACGGCCCCGTTGTTGGCCCGCAGCACGCACTCGATCACCTCATAGTCCATGCTGGGGAACATGGTCTTGAAGTCCTCCATGGCCTGGTTGAACTCCAGCCGGCGCACCTGTCTGTTAGGCCGGCTGTTGTTGAGCTCCCCGGCTCCGGAGCCGCCCCTAGAGCCGCCATTGCTGCTGCTCCGCCGGAACAGGCTGGTCATCCTCCTCAGAGACTTCCTCACAACggccct
This sequence is a window from Amia ocellicauda isolate fAmiCal2 chromosome 22, fAmiCal2.hap1, whole genome shotgun sequence. Protein-coding genes within it:
- the LOC136718406 gene encoding CUE domain-containing protein 1, which translates into the protein MTSLFRRSSSNGGSRGGSGAGELNNSRPNRQVRRLEFNQAMEDFKTMFPSMDYEVIECVLRANNGAVDATIDQLLQMSIDGPGSTDSSDSEDSIPPEILERTLEPDSSDEEPPPVYSPPTYDMHIYDRKYPEAPPTPPPRFEAQGPTGPWVQRSYRNWNPPLLGNLPDDFLRILPQQLDSVQSTQGSLPQPSSSSSSSLSSATQSLAPGGGGAQVAVGTEQERKLKQYLEDERIALFLQNEEFMRELQRNREFLIALERDRLKYESKKSKSNHSSASMENSPAGDHCASGSGEACTAVSDDAMFRDKLKHMGKSTRKKLFEIARAFSEKTKRRKTKRRALLKHQALGTAASTANLLDDVEGNSCDEEGLNRRHTAQEEEELHKEALS